Proteins encoded by one window of Streptomyces sp. NBC_01571:
- a CDS encoding allantoate amidohydrolase, which translates to MWRDLRPIGRHADSGGYRRFAWTGADADCRAWFRAQAESRGLRYELDRNGNQWAWLGDPAEGDAVVTGSHLDSVPDGGAFDGPLGVVSSFAALDELRGRQVRFTRPLAVVNFGDEEGARFGLACVGSRLAAGQLTVEQAHRLTDADGVTLPQAMERAGYDPDTIGPDPERLARIGAFVELHVEQGRALDLSGDRIGIASAIWPHGRWRFDFRGEANHAGTTRLMDRRDPMLPYAETVLAARREARLTGAVATFGKISVEPNGVNAIPSLVRGWLDSRAADQPTLDTVVTGIEKAAREYAQAQGVELDVVRESFTPVVEFEHALRDELTRILAGAADLTVPVLGTGAGHDAGILSGTVPTAMLFVRNPTGVSHSPAEYAAEDDCVAGVTALADVLEGLACR; encoded by the coding sequence ATGTGGCGCGACCTTCGGCCCATCGGGCGCCACGCGGACAGCGGCGGATACCGCCGGTTCGCCTGGACCGGGGCCGACGCCGACTGCCGGGCGTGGTTCCGGGCGCAGGCCGAGTCCCGCGGGCTGCGCTACGAGCTGGACCGCAACGGCAACCAGTGGGCCTGGCTCGGCGACCCCGCCGAGGGCGACGCCGTGGTCACCGGATCCCACCTCGACTCCGTGCCCGACGGCGGTGCCTTCGACGGCCCGCTCGGCGTCGTCTCGTCCTTCGCCGCCCTCGACGAACTGCGCGGCAGGCAGGTCCGGTTCACCAGGCCCCTCGCCGTCGTCAACTTCGGGGACGAGGAGGGCGCCCGGTTCGGACTCGCCTGCGTCGGCTCCCGGCTGGCCGCCGGGCAGCTCACCGTCGAGCAGGCACACCGGCTCACGGACGCCGACGGCGTCACGCTGCCGCAGGCGATGGAGCGGGCCGGGTACGACCCCGACACCATCGGACCGGACCCGGAACGCCTCGCCCGTATCGGCGCCTTCGTCGAACTCCACGTCGAGCAGGGCCGGGCCCTCGACCTGTCCGGCGACCGGATCGGCATCGCCAGTGCCATCTGGCCGCACGGCCGCTGGCGCTTCGACTTCCGGGGCGAGGCCAACCACGCTGGCACCACCCGGCTCATGGACCGCCGCGACCCGATGCTCCCGTACGCCGAGACCGTGCTCGCCGCCCGGCGCGAGGCCCGGCTGACGGGCGCCGTCGCCACCTTCGGCAAGATCTCCGTCGAGCCGAACGGCGTGAACGCCATCCCGTCGCTGGTGCGCGGCTGGCTGGACTCCCGCGCCGCCGACCAGCCGACCCTCGACACCGTCGTCACCGGCATCGAGAAGGCGGCCCGCGAGTACGCGCAGGCCCAGGGCGTCGAACTCGACGTCGTGCGCGAGTCGTTCACCCCCGTCGTCGAGTTCGAGCACGCCCTGCGCGACGAACTCACCCGTATCCTCGCCGGCGCGGCCGACCTCACCGTCCCCGTGCTGGGGACGGGCGCAGGACACGACGCCGGAATCCTCTCCGGGACCGTCCCGACCGCCATGCTGTTCGTACGCAACCCCACGGGTGTCTCGCACTCCCCGGCCGAGTACGCCGCCGAGGACGACTGCGTGGCCGGGGTGACCGCACTCGCCGACGTACTCGAAGGGCTGGCCTGCAGGTGA
- the hutU gene encoding urocanate hydratase, with translation MSGPRPVRAPRGTELSALGWQQEAALRMLQNNLDPEVAEHPDKLVVYGGTGKAARDWRSFDAMVRTLRTLKQDETMLVQSGRPVGVMQTHEWAPRVLIANSNLVGDWANWEEFRRLEALGLTMYGQMTAGSWIYIGTQGILQGTYETFAAVAAKKFNGTLAGTITLTAGLGGMGGAQPLAVTMNDGVAICIDVDPRAIERRIEHRYLDVKADSLEHALQLAVEARDQRRPLSIGLLGNAAELLPRMLAEGAPVDIVTDQTSAHDPLAYLPVGVDFDDMASYAAKDPAGFTTRARESMARHVEAMVGFMDAGAEVFDYGNSIRGEAQLAGYERAFAFPGFVPAYIRPLFSEGKGPFRWAALSGEASDIHKTDKAILDLFPENESLHRWIKLAGERVHFQGLPARICWLGYGERDKAGERFNDMVASGELAAPLAIGRDHLDCGSVASPYRETEAMLDGSDAIADWPLLNAMVNVASGASWVSIHHGGGVGMGRSIHAGQVTVADGTALAGEKIRRVLTNDPGMGVIRHVDAGYDIAESVAAERGVRVPMREGDSA, from the coding sequence ATGTCAGGACCCCGCCCCGTCCGAGCGCCGCGCGGTACGGAACTGAGTGCCCTGGGATGGCAGCAGGAAGCCGCGCTGCGGATGCTGCAGAACAACCTCGACCCCGAGGTCGCCGAGCACCCCGACAAGCTCGTCGTCTACGGCGGCACCGGCAAGGCCGCCCGCGACTGGCGCTCCTTCGACGCCATGGTGCGCACCCTGCGGACCCTGAAGCAGGACGAGACGATGCTCGTCCAGTCCGGCCGTCCCGTCGGTGTCATGCAGACCCACGAGTGGGCCCCCCGCGTCCTCATCGCCAACTCCAACCTGGTCGGCGACTGGGCCAACTGGGAGGAGTTCCGGCGCCTGGAGGCCCTCGGCCTCACCATGTACGGCCAGATGACGGCCGGCTCCTGGATCTACATCGGCACGCAAGGCATCCTCCAGGGCACCTACGAGACCTTCGCCGCGGTCGCCGCGAAGAAGTTCAACGGCACGCTCGCCGGCACCATCACCCTGACCGCCGGCCTCGGCGGCATGGGCGGCGCCCAGCCGCTCGCCGTGACGATGAACGACGGCGTCGCCATCTGCATCGACGTCGACCCGCGCGCCATCGAGCGCCGCATCGAGCACCGCTACCTGGACGTGAAGGCCGACTCCCTGGAGCACGCCCTCCAGCTCGCCGTCGAGGCCCGCGACCAGCGCAGGCCGCTCTCCATCGGCCTCCTGGGCAACGCCGCTGAGCTGCTGCCCCGGATGCTCGCCGAGGGCGCCCCCGTCGACATCGTGACCGACCAGACCTCGGCCCACGACCCGCTCGCCTACCTCCCCGTCGGCGTGGACTTCGACGACATGGCCTCGTACGCGGCCAAGGACCCGGCGGGCTTCACCACCCGCGCCCGCGAGTCGATGGCCCGCCACGTCGAGGCCATGGTCGGCTTCATGGACGCCGGCGCCGAGGTCTTCGACTACGGCAACTCGATTCGCGGCGAGGCACAACTCGCTGGATACGAGCGGGCGTTCGCCTTCCCCGGGTTCGTCCCCGCCTACATCCGCCCGCTCTTCTCCGAGGGCAAGGGCCCCTTCCGCTGGGCGGCCCTGTCCGGCGAGGCCTCCGACATCCACAAGACGGACAAGGCGATCCTCGACCTCTTCCCGGAGAACGAGTCCCTGCACCGCTGGATCAAGCTGGCCGGCGAGCGCGTCCACTTCCAGGGCCTGCCCGCCCGCATCTGCTGGCTCGGCTACGGCGAGCGCGACAAGGCCGGAGAGCGCTTCAACGACATGGTGGCCTCCGGTGAGCTCGCCGCGCCCCTGGCCATCGGCCGCGACCACCTCGACTGCGGCTCCGTCGCCTCGCCGTACCGCGAGACCGAGGCCATGCTCGACGGCTCCGACGCGATCGCCGACTGGCCGCTGCTCAACGCCATGGTGAACGTGGCCTCGGGCGCGTCCTGGGTCTCCATCCACCACGGCGGCGGCGTCGGCATGGGCCGCTCCATCCACGCCGGCCAGGTCACCGTCGCCGACGGCACCGCGCTGGCCGGGGAGAAGATCCGCCGCGTCCTGACCAACGACCCCGGCATGGGCGTCATCCGCCACGTCGACGCCGGCTACGACATCGCCGAGTCCGTCGCCGCCGAGCGCGGCGTGCGCGTCCCGATGCGGGAAGGCGACTCCGCGTGA
- a CDS encoding diaminopimelate decarboxylase, translating into MGSDRDRPGDPMSDGTGGHRVMSPGGGRPPAGAGGHGSDSDRVVRRDEAVRAAVEQGLLGPESPIIALLDVPGIRASAEALRAAFDAVTAPGTPVLHAFAVKATPLVPVLRLLHEHGIGAEVASPGELALARAAGIPPSRTVLDSPAKTPAELREALALGIAVNADNPQELERLDALVGTTDPASPLGIRVNPQVGGGSIEALSTATATSKFGVALRDEGAREWIVRAYADRPWLTRLHAHTGSQGIPLSLMARGIAETYALAEEINRHVGRRQIDTLDIGGGLPVNFGSDATAPTYAQYARLLSEAVPGLFDGRYGLVTEFGRSLLAKHGTVVARVEYAKSAGGRPVAVTHAGVQIAARTVYAPASWPLRIAAYDAKGRPKPGPDVVQDVAGPACFAGDLLAEGLALPLLEQGDYAAALDTGAYYFAHHYAYNSLARPGVHGYAPAGGDGRDTGGRANAGVRFAVVREPQTVAEIVAESGGAQPCALSGL; encoded by the coding sequence ATGGGCTCAGACAGGGACAGGCCGGGGGATCCGATGAGCGACGGGACGGGTGGGCACAGGGTGATGTCCCCGGGCGGTGGCAGGCCTCCCGCGGGGGCGGGCGGGCACGGGTCGGACTCCGATCGGGTGGTGCGGCGCGACGAAGCGGTCCGGGCCGCCGTGGAACAGGGGCTGCTGGGGCCCGAGTCCCCCATCATCGCGCTGCTCGACGTTCCCGGCATCAGGGCCTCGGCGGAGGCGCTGCGGGCGGCCTTCGACGCCGTGACCGCGCCCGGCACGCCCGTCCTGCACGCCTTCGCGGTGAAGGCGACCCCGCTCGTGCCCGTACTGCGGCTGCTCCACGAACACGGCATCGGCGCCGAGGTGGCGAGCCCGGGCGAGCTGGCCCTCGCCCGCGCGGCCGGGATTCCACCGTCCCGGACCGTGCTCGACTCCCCCGCCAAGACGCCCGCCGAACTGCGCGAGGCGCTGGCACTGGGCATCGCCGTCAACGCGGACAACCCGCAGGAGCTGGAGCGCCTCGACGCCCTGGTGGGGACCACGGACCCCGCCTCACCTCTCGGGATCCGGGTGAACCCGCAGGTCGGCGGGGGGTCCATCGAGGCACTCTCGACCGCGACGGCGACCTCGAAGTTCGGCGTCGCCCTGCGCGACGAGGGCGCGCGGGAGTGGATCGTCCGGGCGTACGCCGACCGCCCCTGGCTGACCCGGCTGCACGCGCACACCGGGTCGCAGGGCATCCCGCTCTCACTGATGGCCCGGGGTATCGCCGAGACGTACGCGCTCGCCGAGGAGATCAACCGGCACGTCGGGCGGCGGCAGATCGACACGCTCGACATCGGCGGCGGGCTGCCGGTCAACTTCGGCTCCGACGCCACGGCCCCGACCTACGCGCAGTACGCGCGACTGCTCTCCGAGGCCGTGCCGGGGCTCTTCGACGGGCGCTACGGACTGGTCACCGAGTTCGGGCGGTCGCTGCTGGCCAAACACGGAACCGTGGTCGCGCGGGTCGAGTACGCGAAGTCCGCCGGCGGCCGCCCCGTCGCGGTCACGCACGCCGGGGTGCAGATCGCGGCCCGCACGGTGTACGCGCCCGCGTCCTGGCCGCTGCGCATCGCCGCCTACGACGCGAAGGGGCGGCCCAAGCCGGGACCCGACGTGGTGCAGGACGTCGCGGGGCCGGCCTGTTTCGCGGGCGACCTGCTCGCCGAGGGACTCGCGCTGCCGCTGCTCGAACAGGGCGACTACGCGGCGGCGCTGGACACGGGCGCGTACTACTTCGCGCACCACTACGCGTACAACTCCCTGGCGCGCCCCGGTGTCCACGGTTACGCACCGGCCGGCGGCGACGGCCGGGACACGGGCGGACGCGCGAACGCAGGGGTGCGTTTCGCGGTCGTACGGGAGCCGCAGACCGTCGCCGAGATCGTCGCCGAGTCGGGCGGAGCCCAGCCGTGCGCGCTCTCGGGACTGTAG
- a CDS encoding transcriptional regulator, translating into MTTVRTPPPLELPVRDKGAGPVNAVSPMLSRLAAERATGVLVRERGVLYLCDGDVVHAESPATPSLDVLLTARGVVAAEAWREAVAEAGARRRVGRFLVERGRIAEGALELCHLGALYDAAYFVLGPSSTPARFRYGAAHWLGPVRPVPVAALERETVRRRQLLHRVWPDAATDTAPLARSRRSCEPSVPLRQWSVLGRVDGLRTASDISLALGRPAFHTLVDVRRLAAAGVVTAATPPERPPVPTVLTQSSADPDVALLRRLRDALEAL; encoded by the coding sequence ATGACCACGGTCAGAACACCGCCTCCGCTCGAACTTCCGGTGCGCGACAAGGGGGCGGGGCCCGTCAACGCCGTCTCGCCGATGCTCAGCCGGCTCGCAGCCGAGCGCGCCACCGGCGTCCTGGTGCGCGAGCGCGGTGTGCTCTACCTCTGCGACGGAGACGTCGTGCACGCCGAGAGCCCCGCCACCCCGTCGCTCGACGTGCTGCTCACCGCACGCGGGGTGGTGGCGGCGGAGGCCTGGCGGGAGGCGGTCGCGGAGGCCGGCGCGCGCCGCCGGGTCGGCCGGTTCCTGGTGGAACGCGGCCGGATCGCCGAGGGCGCGCTCGAGCTGTGCCACCTCGGGGCGCTGTACGACGCGGCGTACTTCGTGCTGGGGCCGAGCAGCACCCCGGCCCGGTTCCGGTACGGGGCAGCGCACTGGCTCGGTCCGGTACGCCCCGTACCGGTGGCCGCGCTGGAGCGCGAGACGGTGCGCCGCCGTCAGCTCCTGCACCGCGTCTGGCCCGACGCCGCGACGGACACCGCTCCGCTGGCGCGCTCCCGGCGCTCCTGCGAACCGTCGGTCCCGCTCCGGCAGTGGTCCGTGCTCGGCCGGGTGGACGGCCTGCGTACGGCCTCGGACATCTCGCTCGCCCTGGGACGGCCGGCCTTCCACACCCTGGTCGACGTCCGCCGGCTGGCCGCCGCGGGAGTCGTGACGGCGGCGACCCCTCCGGAGCGGCCTCCGGTGCCCACCGTGCTCACCCAGTCCTCCGCCGACCCCGACGTCGCCCTGCTGCGCCGACTGCGAGACGCGCTGGAGGCGCTGTGA
- a CDS encoding roadblock/LC7 domain-containing protein: protein MAAEPEVLDELHRLRARVPQLTGALAASVDGLVLAHDTPGVEPEGVAALTAAALGVAVRMADATGQGDFRELLVRGVHGYVATYAAGTSAVLTLLAQDRVNVGRLHLEGRRSGTRIGELVEAATARGEPVTPARAPTRATTPLPTRTRPARGASRTPTTPTPNAPRTSES from the coding sequence ATGGCGGCGGAACCCGAAGTCCTCGACGAACTGCACCGGTTGAGGGCCCGCGTGCCCCAGCTGACCGGTGCTCTGGCGGCCAGCGTCGACGGTCTCGTGCTCGCCCACGACACGCCCGGAGTGGAACCCGAGGGCGTGGCCGCGCTCACCGCGGCCGCGCTGGGGGTCGCCGTGCGGATGGCGGACGCCACCGGGCAGGGCGACTTCCGCGAGCTGCTGGTGCGCGGCGTCCACGGCTATGTGGCGACGTACGCGGCGGGCACCTCCGCCGTACTGACGCTGCTGGCCCAGGACCGGGTCAACGTCGGCCGGCTGCATCTGGAGGGGCGACGCTCCGGCACCCGGATCGGCGAGCTCGTGGAGGCCGCGACGGCGCGCGGCGAACCGGTCACCCCGGCGAGGGCTCCCACGCGGGCCACCACCCCGCTCCCCACGCGCACCCGCCCGGCGCGCGGCGCATCCCGTACACCGACCACTCCTACACCCAACGCCCCACGCACATCGGAAAGCTGA
- a CDS encoding MurR/RpiR family transcriptional regulator has product MSVDRDMNVTDSPAGRLQALFEGHRLTPTQRRIAHSMVRRAADVPFLSSVELAELAGVSQPSVTRFAVALGFDGYPALRRHLREVAPAEQTAAPGSYNEYQQAVEAEIENLKHLAAVLADPRPVQRAGRLLAASRPLPVLGLRAAASQAYGFAYFAAKVHPDVRLLHEGGTMLHDRVDAAVRAGASALLCFALPRHPREVVDALGYAKEAGLTVVTVADSAFAPVAKVSDLLLPAAVGTGLAFDTACAPMLLGRVLLEAMCDDLPDAQARLEEFDTRASARGLFVE; this is encoded by the coding sequence ATGAGCGTGGACAGGGACATGAACGTGACGGACAGCCCGGCCGGGCGCCTTCAGGCGCTCTTCGAGGGGCACCGGCTGACACCGACCCAGCGGCGCATCGCGCACAGCATGGTGCGGCGCGCCGCCGACGTGCCGTTCCTGTCGAGCGTCGAACTCGCCGAACTCGCCGGCGTCAGCCAGCCGTCCGTGACCCGCTTCGCGGTCGCGCTGGGCTTCGACGGCTACCCGGCGCTGCGCCGGCACCTGCGCGAGGTCGCCCCCGCCGAACAGACGGCGGCCCCGGGCTCGTACAACGAGTACCAGCAGGCCGTCGAGGCGGAGATCGAGAACCTGAAGCACCTCGCGGCGGTGCTCGCCGACCCGCGCCCGGTGCAGCGTGCGGGACGACTGCTGGCCGCCTCCCGCCCGCTCCCGGTGCTCGGGCTGCGGGCCGCGGCCTCCCAGGCGTACGGCTTCGCGTACTTCGCCGCCAAGGTCCACCCCGACGTACGGCTGCTGCACGAGGGCGGCACCATGCTGCACGACCGCGTCGACGCGGCCGTGCGCGCCGGAGCGAGTGCCCTGCTCTGCTTCGCGCTGCCCCGCCACCCGCGCGAGGTCGTGGACGCCCTCGGCTACGCGAAGGAGGCGGGCCTGACGGTCGTCACGGTCGCGGACTCCGCCTTCGCGCCGGTGGCGAAGGTGTCGGACCTGCTGCTGCCGGCCGCGGTCGGCACCGGCCTCGCCTTCGACACGGCCTGCGCCCCCATGCTCCTCGGGCGGGTCCTGCTGGAGGCGATGTGCGACGACCTGCCGGACGCGCAGGCGCGGCTGGAGGAGTTCGACACCCGGGCCTCGGCCCGGGGACTGTTCGTGGAATAG
- a CDS encoding aromatic amino acid ammonia-lyase has translation MSSRNADTFGAVDAPATTGLVVLDGCGTGVADIVRLADGAARPVPGTEAMKRVELSWDAARQIAATGRVYGRSTGVGANRNEDVPTEAAAEHGLRLLRSHAGAIGEELPARQVRAMLAVRANQLLAGGAGLRPTVVTALCEALEAGAYPVVNEFGSVGTGDIAALAQLGLALVGEHRWRGTGAPEPQPLDNNDALALISSNALTLGQSALALHELRGLIAATQVVAALSLLAVDGSHEAYAAPVHAARPHRGSGEVARRMRELIGAADRPTPPLGRIQDPYGFRCVPQIHGPAHDAADALDEVLSVEINAAAENPLISPEDMAAYHHGGFYQAQLALALDHFRLAVTQVARLSTSRLSTLNEPAYTRLRPFLADHEPASSGVMILEYAAGAALGDLRAFSAPASLGHAVLSRGVEEQASFASLAARQTLRACGAYRLVVGCELVAAVRALRQRDLRPDPELPVGRALELAESVLGLDQADRPLTDDVTAAAALLDRFTDIWRGSGT, from the coding sequence ATGTCGTCTCGAAATGCGGACACGTTCGGCGCGGTGGACGCACCGGCCACGACCGGACTCGTGGTCCTGGACGGGTGCGGCACCGGTGTCGCGGACATCGTCCGGCTCGCAGACGGCGCCGCCCGCCCGGTTCCCGGCACCGAGGCGATGAAGCGCGTCGAGCTGTCCTGGGACGCCGCCCGGCAGATCGCCGCGACCGGCCGGGTCTACGGCCGCTCCACCGGCGTCGGCGCCAACCGGAACGAGGACGTGCCCACCGAGGCCGCCGCCGAGCACGGTCTGCGGCTGCTGCGCAGTCACGCCGGGGCGATCGGCGAGGAGCTCCCCGCCCGCCAGGTACGGGCCATGCTCGCCGTCCGCGCCAACCAGCTGCTGGCGGGCGGAGCGGGCCTGCGGCCCACCGTCGTCACCGCCCTGTGCGAGGCGCTGGAGGCCGGGGCGTACCCCGTGGTGAACGAGTTCGGATCGGTCGGCACCGGGGACATCGCGGCACTGGCCCAGCTCGGACTGGCGCTGGTGGGGGAGCACCGGTGGCGGGGAACGGGCGCACCGGAACCCCAGCCCCTCGACAACAACGACGCTCTCGCGCTGATCAGCAGCAACGCGCTCACCCTCGGACAGTCCGCCCTCGCCCTGCACGAGCTGCGCGGGCTGATCGCGGCCACCCAGGTCGTCGCCGCGCTGTCGCTGCTGGCGGTGGACGGCTCGCACGAGGCGTACGCCGCCCCCGTGCACGCCGCACGGCCGCACCGGGGGTCCGGCGAAGTGGCCCGGCGGATGCGGGAGCTGATCGGCGCCGCCGACCGGCCCACCCCGCCGCTCGGGCGGATCCAGGACCCGTACGGCTTCCGGTGCGTGCCGCAGATCCACGGGCCCGCGCACGACGCCGCGGACGCGCTCGACGAGGTCCTCTCCGTCGAGATCAACGCCGCGGCCGAGAACCCCCTGATCTCCCCCGAGGACATGGCCGCCTACCACCACGGCGGCTTCTACCAGGCCCAACTCGCCCTCGCCCTGGACCACTTCAGGCTGGCGGTCACCCAGGTGGCCCGGCTGTCCACCTCGCGGCTCTCCACCCTCAACGAACCCGCCTACACCCGGCTGCGTCCCTTCCTCGCCGACCACGAGCCCGCGTCCTCCGGTGTGATGATCCTGGAATACGCCGCCGGGGCCGCCCTCGGAGACCTGCGTGCCTTCTCCGCGCCCGCCTCGCTCGGCCACGCTGTACTCTCCCGGGGCGTCGAGGAACAGGCGAGTTTCGCCTCGCTCGCCGCACGGCAGACACTGCGGGCGTGCGGTGCCTACCGTCTCGTCGTCGGCTGTGAACTGGTCGCCGCCGTACGGGCGCTGCGCCAGCGCGACCTGCGGCCCGACCCGGAGCTGCCGGTCGGACGAGCGCTGGAACTGGCCGAGTCGGTACTCGGCCTCGACCAGGCCGACCGCCCGCTCACCGACGACGTGACGGCGGCGGCCGCGCTGCTCGACCGGTTCACGGACATCTGGAGGGGGAGCGGAACATGA
- a CDS encoding ABC transporter ATP-binding protein, whose protein sequence is MIQFDTVHKRFPNGTTAVHDLSLEMPEGGVTVLVGSSGCGKTTTLRMINRMVDPTSGTIRVGGKDVLERDAAELRRSIGYVIQQSGLFPHRTVLDNIATVPLLLGWGRRKARARAAELLETVGLAADAGKRYPHQLSGGQQQRVGVARALAADPPVLLMDEPFGAVDPVVRTQLQDELLRLQKELSKTIVFVTHDVDEAVRLGDQIAIFRTGGHLVQCASPAELLARPADDFVADFLGAERGLKLLSLENLADVPQGPAPAGGAWTLVLDEDRRPRNWRSTSGDATFPVRPLRDGDSLLAALNESIASPTGLVARVDTQGALTGVTSRDDIHEHAARAHGTAGVAI, encoded by the coding sequence ATGATCCAGTTCGACACGGTCCACAAGCGCTTCCCCAACGGCACGACCGCAGTCCACGACCTCTCCCTGGAAATGCCGGAAGGCGGCGTGACCGTCCTCGTCGGATCCTCCGGTTGCGGTAAGACCACCACCCTGAGGATGATCAACCGGATGGTCGATCCGACCTCCGGCACCATCCGCGTCGGCGGCAAGGACGTCCTGGAGCGGGACGCCGCCGAACTGCGCCGCTCCATCGGCTACGTCATCCAGCAGTCCGGCCTCTTCCCGCACCGCACGGTCCTCGACAACATCGCCACCGTGCCGCTGCTGCTGGGCTGGGGCCGCAGGAAGGCCCGCGCCCGGGCGGCCGAACTGCTGGAGACCGTCGGCCTGGCCGCCGACGCGGGCAAGCGCTACCCGCACCAGCTCTCCGGCGGCCAGCAGCAGCGCGTCGGCGTGGCCCGCGCGCTCGCCGCCGACCCGCCCGTCCTGCTCATGGACGAACCCTTCGGCGCGGTCGACCCGGTGGTGCGCACCCAACTCCAGGACGAACTGCTGCGGCTGCAGAAGGAGTTGAGCAAGACCATCGTCTTCGTCACGCACGACGTCGACGAGGCGGTCCGGCTCGGCGACCAGATCGCGATCTTCCGGACCGGCGGCCACCTGGTGCAGTGCGCGAGCCCCGCCGAACTGCTCGCCCGCCCGGCGGACGACTTCGTCGCCGACTTCCTCGGCGCCGAGCGCGGCCTGAAGCTCCTCTCTCTGGAGAACCTCGCCGACGTGCCGCAGGGCCCGGCCCCCGCAGGCGGCGCCTGGACCCTCGTCCTCGACGAGGACCGACGGCCGCGGAACTGGCGCTCCACGTCCGGGGACGCCACCTTCCCCGTACGGCCGCTGCGGGACGGCGATTCCCTGCTCGCCGCCCTGAACGAGTCGATCGCCTCGCCGACCGGCCTGGTGGCGCGTGTCGACACGCAGGGCGCGCTGACCGGCGTCACGTCCCGGGACGACATCCACGAGCACGCCGCCAGGGCCCACGGCACCGCGGGCGTCGCCATATGA
- a CDS encoding ABC transporter permease, with translation MTIDWSWLGDHTDDLTSLTLSHLQAALSAVLLGLLISLPLAVVAHRVRALRGVLLGLSNVLFTIPSIAIFVLLLPVSGLTRTTTVIGLTVYSLVVLLRNTVEGLDSVPAKTKEAAKAMGTRPLRTLLTVELPLALPVIMAGVRIATVMSISLVSVATYIGDGGLGQLFTDGFQRNFPTPVIVGVVLTLLLALVADALLVAIQYVLTPWTRRRA, from the coding sequence ATGACCATCGACTGGTCCTGGCTGGGCGACCACACCGACGACCTGACCAGCCTCACCCTCTCGCATCTGCAGGCCGCGCTCTCCGCGGTCCTCCTCGGTCTGCTGATCTCCCTCCCGCTGGCCGTCGTGGCCCACCGGGTGCGCGCCCTGCGCGGGGTGCTCCTAGGCCTCTCGAACGTCCTCTTCACGATCCCCTCGATCGCGATCTTCGTCCTCCTGCTCCCGGTGAGCGGTCTGACCCGCACCACCACGGTCATCGGTCTGACGGTCTACTCCCTCGTCGTCCTGCTGCGGAACACCGTCGAAGGCCTCGACTCGGTCCCCGCGAAGACCAAGGAGGCAGCGAAAGCCATGGGCACCCGCCCGCTGCGCACCCTCCTCACCGTCGAACTCCCGCTCGCGCTCCCGGTGATCATGGCGGGGGTCCGTATCGCGACGGTGATGTCGATCTCCCTGGTCTCCGTCGCCACGTACATCGGCGACGGCGGACTCGGCCAGCTCTTCACGGACGGATTCCAGCGCAACTTCCCGACACCGGTGATCGTCGGCGTGGTGCTGACCCTGCTGCTGGCCCTGGTCGCGGACGCGCTGCTGGTCGCGATCCAGTACGTACTCACCCCCTGGACGAGGCGGCGAGCCTGA
- a CDS encoding ABC transporter permease — protein sequence MYELFENLAKWLVSGDQWAGTDGIAHRIAEHLEYSLFATLIAAAIALPLGLLIGHTGRGAFLAINLSSFGRALPTVGLVVLVFLISGLSLWSVYVALVVLAVPAIVTNTYAGMSAVDPEVKDAARGQGMRGHQVLLQVEIPLALPLIMTGLRLSLIQVVSTATIAAYVSFGGLGRYVFDGLAQRDLVQVLGGAVLVAVVAVVLDLALAGLQRYLFRHLRTASAH from the coding sequence ATGTACGAACTCTTCGAGAACCTCGCCAAGTGGCTGGTCAGCGGCGACCAGTGGGCCGGCACCGACGGCATCGCGCACCGGATCGCCGAGCACCTGGAGTACTCGCTGTTCGCCACGCTCATCGCGGCCGCGATCGCGCTCCCGCTGGGCCTGCTGATCGGTCACACCGGCAGGGGCGCGTTCCTCGCCATCAACCTGTCCTCCTTCGGCCGCGCGCTGCCCACCGTGGGCCTGGTCGTCCTGGTCTTCCTGATCAGCGGACTCTCGCTGTGGTCGGTGTACGTGGCCCTCGTCGTCCTCGCGGTACCGGCCATCGTCACCAACACCTACGCGGGCATGAGCGCCGTCGACCCGGAGGTCAAGGACGCGGCCCGCGGCCAGGGCATGCGCGGCCACCAGGTCCTCCTCCAGGTGGAGATCCCGCTGGCCCTCCCCCTGATCATGACGGGCCTGCGGCTCTCCCTCATCCAGGTGGTGTCCACCGCCACGATCGCCGCGTACGTCAGCTTCGGCGGCCTGGGCCGGTACGTCTTCGACGGCCTGGCGCAGCGCGACCTGGTCCAGGTCCTCGGCGGCGCGGTCCTGGTCGCGGTCGTCGCCGTCGTGCTCGACCTCGCGCTCGCCGGACTCCAGCGCTACCTCTTCCGTCATCTCCGTACCGCCTCCGCCCACTGA